Proteins co-encoded in one Rhopalosiphum maidis isolate BTI-1 chromosome 2, ASM367621v3, whole genome shotgun sequence genomic window:
- the LOC113552093 gene encoding POU domain protein CF1A, whose protein sequence is MATTYLPVGSGGGGGGGGGPGSGDLDGMGGMSVVNQPGGPYQQPSPSPRGGNGQDHPAGELKYMPPGQHHHHHHHHHQVPTSPSPVSLSAAASWVDPWAASMSMHQHHPHHPHHPHQGLDIKPPPDMRAVTGGGGGGGGGGGGGGGGAQTWHTGPPPPVVSAGHYNGSGSGSPQLGHHGAYHVMNGMLGHTHPAVQMHGHSPSYPQQHDPQSPGGEEDAPTSDDLEAFAKQFKQRRIKLGFTQADVGLALGTLYGNVFSQTTICRFEALQLSFKNMCKLKPLLQKWLEEADSTTGSPTSIDKIAAQGRKRKKRTSIEVSVKGALEQHFHKQPKPSAQEITSLADSLQLEKEVVRVWFCNRRQKEKRMTPPNTMGGPQDGSMMDGGLGGGGGGPMGHGGLHQAYHHQDHVMHGSPMGPHSHSHSPPMLSPIGNHQSLAAH, encoded by the coding sequence ATGGCCACCACGTACCTGCCCGTGGGCagcggtggcggcggtggtggcggCGGTGGCCCCGGCTCCGGTGACCTAGACGGCATGGGAGGCATGTCGGTGGTCAACCAGCCCGGCGGCCCGTACCAGCAGCCGTCGCCGTCGCCCCGTGGCGGCAACGGTCAAGACCACCCGGCCGGCGAGCTGAAATACATGCCGCCCGGGCAGCATCACCATCATCACCACCATCACCATCAAGTTCCTACGTCCCCGTCGCCGGTGTCGCTGTCGGCCGCGGCCAGTTGGGTGGACCCGTGGGCCGCGTCCATGAGCATGCACCAACACCATCCGCACCATCCGCACCACCCGCACCAGGGACTGGACATCAAACCGCCGCCAGACATGCGAGCCGTgaccggcggcggcggcggcggcggcggtggcggcggcggaggCGGCGGAGGCGCGCAGACCTGGCACACGGGACCGCCGCCGCCCGTCGTTTCAGCCGGCCACTACAACGGCAGTGGGTCCGGGTCGCCGCAGCTCGGCCACCACGGCGCGTATCACGTGATGAACGGTATGCTGGGCCACACGCACCCGGCCGTCCAGATGCACGGACACAGCCCGTCGTACCCGCAACAACACGACCCGCAGTCCCCCGGCGGCGAGGAAGACGCGCCAACGTCCGACGACCTCGAGGCGTTCGCCAAACAGTTCAAGCAGCGCCGGATCAAGCTGGGCTTCACGCAAGCGGACGTGGGTCTGGCGCTGGGCACGCTCTACGGAAACGTGTTCTCGCAGACCACCATATGCCGGTTCGAGGCGTTGCAGCTGTCGTTCAAGAACATGTGCAAGCTCAAGCCGCTACTGCAAAAGTGGCTGGAGGAGGCCGACTCGACGACGGGCTCGCCGACCAGTATCGACAAGATCGCGGCGCAGGGCCGCAAGCGCAAGAAGCGCACCAGCATTGAGGTGTCCGTCAAGGGCGCGCTGGAGCAGCACTTCCACAAGCAGCCCAAGCCGTCCGCGCAAGAGATCACGTCGCTGGCGGACTCGCTACAGCTCGAGAAGGAGGTGGTGCGCGTGTGGTTCTGCAACCGGCGGCAGAAGGAAAAGCGCATGACGCCGCCGAACACCATGGGTGGCCCGCAAGACGGCAGCATGATGGACGGTGGCCTGGGCGGCGGAGGCGGTGGCCCGATGGGACACGGTGGCCTGCACCAGGCCTACCATCACCAGGACCACGTGATGCACGGCTCGCCGATGGGACCGCACTCGCACTCGCACAGTCCGCCGATGCTGTCCCCGATCGGCAACCATCAGTCGCTTGCGGCTCATTAA